CAGCCCTGCTGATCGGCAAAGGCCATGCAGCGCAGCTTAGCAATGTGCGCGGGGATTTTGGGCTGGCCTTTGTCCCAGGCCACTTCCATACAAAAAAAGGGCCAGCATTGTTCCGATGGCCGGGCCAGCGCATGCGAAACCTTTTTCCATACCGCTGCGGGCCACAGGTTGGCCTGTCGCACCACGAGCACACGCGGTGCGCCGAACAGGCCTTGCAGCGTAAGCTGCTCCCAGAAGCGCGGCGAGGGTTCCTCGTCGCCCCAGTAGACGTGCCGTTCCCACTGCCCGCTGGCGGGCGGAAAGGAAGAAAGCAGCTGCTCCATGCGCGCGCGCAGCAACTGCCCGTCAGGGCATACAAGAAAACTGAATCCGGGATGTGCCGCGCTCATGATGTTCCATGGTTCTGAAAATTGATAAAAAAAAGACTGCCGTAGCAGCCTCGGAATAAAACCCGCCCGGAATAAATCCCGCCTTGGAATAAACTCCGTAAATCCAGGTTTATCGTCTGGTAGAACTGCCAACACAGTCAGTATAGGTACAAAAGAGGGAACGGGGAAGGGGTATACAGGCGGAAGGGGCGTTTTTCATCTGCGAAAAACAGCCCCTTCCACCATGATAATCAGTTAGTTGGCAACGATGTTGACCAGTTTGCCGGGAACCACCACCACCTTGCGCACGGTCAGGCCGTCAATGTGGCGCTGCACGGAGGAATCAGCCAGTGCGGCCTGTTCCATGGCGGCTTTGTCCGCCGCTGCGGGGATCTGCACCGTGCCGCGCAGCTTGCCGTTGACCTGAAGGGCCACGGTGAGCATGTCCTGCACGGTAGCCGCATCGTCCCACTTGGGCAGAAGCTCGCTGGCAAGCTGGGTGCCGTGCCCCAGGTGCTGCCACAGTTCTTCGCAAACATGGGGCGTGATGGGCGAAAGCAACGTAAGCACGGAAGCCATGGCCGAAGAGAATACGCGGCGGTCGCCTTCCGTGGCGCCGAGCTTTTCGCGCGAAAGGTACATGGCGTTGACCAGCTCCATAACGGCGGCAATGGCCGTGTTGAACTGGAAGCGGTCGCCCATGTCTTCGCTGCATTTCTTGACCGTAAGGTGCTCGCGGCGACGCAGGTCGCGGGCTTCCTCGCTCTGAGCGTCCTCAGCCGTGGACTGGCAGGCTTTGAGGGGCAGCAGGCGGTCTTTTTCTTCATCAAAAAGACGCCACACGCGGCCAATAAAGCGCGACGCGCCTTCGATGCCAGAATCCGACCAGTCAAAGTCGCGCTCGGCGGGCGCGGCAAAGAGGCAGAACAAGCGCACCGTATCCGCGCCGTATTTGGCGATCATGTCGGAAGGCGCAACCACGTTGCCCTTGGATTTGGACATCTTGCTGCCGTCTTTCAGCACCATGCCCTGAGTGAGCAGGTTGGCGAAAGGCTCGTTGAGTTCGGCAGGGAAAAAGCCCAGATCGCGCAACACCTTGGTGAAAAAGCGCGAGTAGAGCAGATGCAGGATGGCGTGTTCCACGCCGCCGATGTACTGGTCAACGGGCAGCCAGTACTTGAGGGCTTCCGCATCAAAGGGGCCATCTTCCTTGCGGGCGCTGGTATAGCGCGCGAAATACCACGAGGATTCCACAAAGGTATCCATGGTATCGGTCTCGCGCCGGGCGGTTCCGCCGCACTTGGGGCAGGTGCACGAGGCGAATTCCGGCGTTTCCGGCAGGGGAGAGCGCCCGTCTTCACGGATTTTCACGTCCATGGGCAGCAGCACGGGCAGGTTTTCTTCCTTTTCAGGCACCACACCGCATTTGTCGCAGTAAATAACGGGGATGGGCGCACCCCAGTAGCGCTGGCGCGAAATGTTCCAGTCGCGCAGGCGGAACTGCGTGGTGGCCTTGCCCTTGCCGTCCTTTTCCAGCGCCTGAGCCACGGCCTTTTTGCCGTCTTCGTTGGCGGTGCCGTCAAAGGGGCCGGAATTAACCATGAAACCTTCAGCTGTATAAGCTTCGGTCAAGGTTTCAGGATCAATCTTCTCATCCTTGGGGCTGATGACCACGCGCAGGGGCAGGCCGTATTTGCGGGCAAATTCAAAATCGCGCTGGTCGTGTGCGGGAACGCCCATAACCGCGCCGGTGCCGTAATCAGCCAGAACAAAGTTGCCCAGCCACAGCGGCACGCGCTGCCCGGTAAAGGGATGCACGGCGTAGGCACCGGTGAAGATG
The sequence above is a segment of the Desulfovibrio sp. genome. Coding sequences within it:
- the leuS gene encoding leucine--tRNA ligase, whose product is MTHERYNPQAIEEKWQSRWQDENAFACTHQSNKPKYYVLEMFPYPSGNIHMGHVRNYAIGDVVARSKRMLGFNVLHPMGWDAFGLPAENAAIKNNTHPAKWTYANIDNMRAQLKRLGYSYDWDREIATCRPEYYRWEQMFFLRLLEKGLVYRKKAAQNWCPSCHTVLANEQVVDGLCWRCDSRVEQKDLTQWFLKITAYGDELLQDLQSLEGDWPDRVIAMQRNWIGKSTGAAITFGLENAGLKAEGVTGIDVFTTRPDTLFGVTFMTLAPEHPLVEKLIEGYEKADEVRAFVDRIRNMDRIDRQSDSLEKEGIFTGAYAVHPFTGQRVPLWLGNFVLADYGTGAVMGVPAHDQRDFEFARKYGLPLRVVISPKDEKIDPETLTEAYTAEGFMVNSGPFDGTANEDGKKAVAQALEKDGKGKATTQFRLRDWNISRQRYWGAPIPVIYCDKCGVVPEKEENLPVLLPMDVKIREDGRSPLPETPEFASCTCPKCGGTARRETDTMDTFVESSWYFARYTSARKEDGPFDAEALKYWLPVDQYIGGVEHAILHLLYSRFFTKVLRDLGFFPAELNEPFANLLTQGMVLKDGSKMSKSKGNVVAPSDMIAKYGADTVRLFCLFAAPAERDFDWSDSGIEGASRFIGRVWRLFDEEKDRLLPLKACQSTAEDAQSEEARDLRRREHLTVKKCSEDMGDRFQFNTAIAAVMELVNAMYLSREKLGATEGDRRVFSSAMASVLTLLSPITPHVCEELWQHLGHGTQLASELLPKWDDAATVQDMLTVALQVNGKLRGTVQIPAAADKAAMEQAALADSSVQRHIDGLTVRKVVVVPGKLVNIVAN